One region of Polynucleobacter sp. MWH-Aus1W21 genomic DNA includes:
- a CDS encoding homoserine dehydrogenase, whose amino-acid sequence MKPIQVGLLGIGTVGGGVFTVLERNQDEITRRAGRGIRINTVADLNVERAKELVKDRAQVVNDARAVINNPEIDIVVELIGGYGIAKDLVLEAIAAGKHVVTANKALIAVHGNEIFKAAHAKGVMVAFEAAVAGGIPIIKALREGLTANRIEWIAGIINGTTNFILSEMRDKGLDFGTVLKEAQRLGYAEADPTFDIEGVDAAHKATIMSAIAFGIPMQFEKAHIEGITKLDAIDIKYAEQLGYRIKLLGIAKKTSTGVELRVHPTLIPSKRLIANVEGAMNAVQVFGDAVGTTLYYGKGAGSEPTASAVIADLVDITRLLSADAEHRVPYLAFQPDAVHDTPVLPIGEITTSYYLRLRVADQAGVLADITKILASHGVSIDALLQKEADEGESQTDLVALTHETKEKNMLAAIKEIQALKTVAGEVVKIRLENLS is encoded by the coding sequence ATGAAACCGATTCAAGTAGGTCTTTTAGGTATTGGCACTGTTGGTGGTGGCGTATTCACTGTTCTCGAGCGTAACCAAGATGAGATTACTCGTCGTGCTGGGCGTGGTATTCGTATTAATACGGTTGCTGACCTCAATGTAGAGCGCGCTAAGGAGCTTGTTAAAGATCGCGCACAAGTGGTAAACGATGCTCGTGCTGTAATCAATAACCCAGAGATCGACATCGTTGTTGAATTAATTGGTGGTTACGGCATTGCTAAAGATTTGGTTCTCGAAGCTATCGCTGCTGGTAAGCACGTTGTGACAGCCAATAAGGCATTGATCGCTGTTCATGGCAATGAGATCTTTAAAGCGGCACACGCTAAAGGTGTGATGGTGGCGTTTGAAGCTGCTGTTGCCGGTGGCATTCCAATCATTAAAGCTTTGCGTGAGGGCTTAACAGCTAATCGCATTGAATGGATTGCCGGCATCATTAACGGCACAACAAATTTCATCTTGTCAGAGATGCGCGACAAAGGTTTGGATTTCGGAACTGTTTTAAAAGAAGCGCAACGTTTGGGTTACGCCGAAGCTGATCCTACTTTCGATATTGAAGGTGTTGATGCTGCTCATAAAGCAACCATCATGAGTGCAATTGCATTCGGTATTCCAATGCAGTTTGAAAAAGCGCACATCGAAGGTATCACTAAATTAGATGCGATTGATATTAAGTACGCAGAACAATTGGGCTATCGCATTAAGTTGCTTGGTATTGCAAAGAAAACTTCAACCGGTGTTGAATTGCGCGTACACCCAACCTTAATTCCCTCTAAGCGTTTGATTGCTAACGTTGAAGGCGCCATGAATGCTGTGCAGGTGTTTGGTGATGCCGTGGGAACAACTTTGTATTACGGCAAGGGCGCAGGCTCTGAGCCAACGGCTTCTGCTGTAATTGCAGACTTGGTAGATATCACCCGTTTGCTTAGCGCTGATGCCGAGCATCGCGTTCCTTACTTGGCATTCCAACCGGATGCTGTACATGACACGCCGGTATTGCCGATTGGCGAGATCACCACTAGCTACTACCTGCGCTTGCGTGTGGCTGACCAGGCTGGTGTTTTAGCTGATATCACCAAAATTTTGGCTTCACATGGTGTTTCTATTGATGCGCTCTTGCAGAAAGAGGCTGACGAAGGTGAAAGCCAAACTGATTTGGTTGCCTTGACTCACGAAACCAAAGAAAAAAACATGCTTGCTGCGATTAAAGAGATTCAAGCTCTTAAAACTGTTGCAGGTGAAGTAGTGAAGATCCGTTTAGAAAATCTGTCTTAA